In Rosa chinensis cultivar Old Blush chromosome 1, RchiOBHm-V2, whole genome shotgun sequence, a genomic segment contains:
- the LOC121048786 gene encoding MATH domain and coiled-coil domain-containing protein At3g58220-like produces the protein MDNQQEGRELISMTYTWTIDNFSKIKTRRHYSDGFVVGDFKWRIVVYPKGSNGKQYLSMYLNVADTSKLPSGWSRYAEFTLTVVNQFDSDKSITIDTQHQFSATKSDWGFTSFMPLSELSDPNEGYLVDDTCIVEAEIAISKADIKVLKDQETAFLEQEQFLEQELQSQSSHVDSVKYSDASTTHTSLSCEQTLAFQDAINSDPVQPNVACVKVRGLKIEPKSDQVLPDQETDSPVSPPIVDDNDEAPSTPLTPVGELVDFRGLGKVGKAFVPLLEEVCSWYPSLISCQRKRTLMFSGWAFTALGRLLHFLNTTKVKDMMEDPREHDPCEHLQVLWEEAETFRFDLSWLEPYVQSALEIKKFGEREGVLKKLREDDDALETEMKRLRERLSAAEVDHVVAKRNLVKAEESFGEANLNSKLGYGRR, from the exons ATGGATAACCAGCAAGAGGGTCGTGAGCTTATATCAATGACCTACACATGGACAATCGACAACTTCTCCAAGATCAAAACCCGGAGACATTACTCTGATGGTTTTGTCGTCGGGGATTTCAAATG GCGGATCGTGGTGTATCCAAAAGGGAGCAATGGGAAACAATACTTGTCCATGTACTTGAACGTTGCAGATACTTCAAAGTTACCATCTGGGTGGAGTAGATATGCCGAGTTCACCTTGACTGTCGTTAATCAATTTGACAGCGACAAATCGATAACAATAG ACACTCAGCATCAGTTCAGTGCAACAAAAAGTGACTGGGGCTTCACATCATTCATGCCTCTAAGTGAGCTTTCTGACCCGAATGAAGGGTATCTCGTGGATGACACATGTATTGTTGAAGCTGAGATTGCAATCAGTAAAGCTGACATTAAGGTTTTAAAAGACCAAGAAACTGCCTTTCTTGAGCAGGAACAGTTTCTTGAGCAGGAACTTCAAAGTCAGTCTTCACATGTGGATTCTGTGAAATATTCAGATGCTTCAACCACACATACATCACTTAGTTGTGAACAGACGCTTGCTTTTCAGGATGCAATAAATTCTGACCCTGTTCAACCAAATGTTGCTTGTGTGAAAGTTCGAGGCTTGAAAATAGAACCAAAATCTGATCAAGTGCTTCCTGACCAGGAGACTGATAGCCCAGTTAGCCCTCCCATAGTTGACGACAACGATGAAGCTCCCTCCACCCCACTGACCCCAGTTGGCGAGCTCGTAGATTTCAGGGGATTAGGGAAAGTAGGGAAAGCTTTTGTTCCATTACTGGAAGAAGTCTGTTCATGGTATCCTTCGTTGATTAGCTGCCAGAGGAAAAGAACTCTCATGTTTAGTGGATGGGCATTCACAGCTTTGGGTCGACTATTGCATTTTCTGAACACTACAAAGGTTAAGGATATGATGGAGGATCCACGTGAGCATGATCCATGTGAGCACCTTCAAGTTTTGTGGGAGGAGGCTGAGACCTTCAGATTCGACTTGAGCTGGCTGGAGCCTTATGTTCAATCAGCTTTGGAAATAAAGAAGTTTGGGGAGAGGGAAGGAGTATTGAAGAAACTCAGAGAGGATGATGATGCTTTGGAGACTGAAATGAAGAGGTTAAGGGAGAGGCTATCTGCTGCTGAGGTAGATCACGTAGTTGCAAAAAGAAACCTGGTAAAGGCAGAGGAAAGCTTTGGTGAGGCAAATTTGAACAGCAAGCTCGGTTATGGGAGGCGTTAG
- the LOC112203230 gene encoding uncharacterized protein LOC112203230, with protein MYRQSRDEDHEEMCTTNALVVAAVAEAKASSGSRRWGSQPGGAQNEERFRESRRKNMMEDYFVECPVFSEEVFRTLYRMSHNVFNRISSDLCRYDQYFVQKSDAAKKVGLENTADEKRVPTIILEAVASYDTWIWHAFFGMPGSCNDLNVLAKSLLFDELTAGYYLADGIYPQGATFVKSIPRPTRPKDLKFSQAQEGYMKDVERCFGILQSRFSIVRVAARGWDREDLRYIMLTCIILHNMIIEDKRPDDSDQDLESDEEGDNNMRPRFGKD; from the exons ATGTATCGACAATCTCGAGATGAAGATCATGAAGAAATGTGTACGACTAATGCTCTTGTGGTAGCAGCAGTCGCTGAAGCTAAAGCATCCTCCGGATCACGACGATGGGGTTCTCAACCGGGGGGTGCACAGAATGAGGAGCGCTTTAGGGAATCAAGAAGGAAAAACATGATGGAAGATTACTTTGTGGAGTGTCCAGTTTTCAGTGAAGAGGTATTCCGGACACTGTACAGGATGAGTCACAATGTTTTCAACCGCATCTCCAGTGACCTTTGTCGCTATGACCAGTACTTTGTCCAGAAATCAGATGCTGCTAAGAAA GTTGGGCTGGAGAATACAGCGGATGAAAAACGTGTGCCCACTATCATCCTCGAAGCAGTCGCTTCTTATGACACATGGATATGGCATGCCTTCTTTGGAATGCCTGGATCATGCAATGACCTCAACGTGCTTGCTAAGTCCCTGTTGTTTGACGAGCTCACTGCTG GCTACTATCTCGCTGATGGTATTTATCCGCAAGGGGCAACTTTCGTGAAATCAATTCCAAGGCCTACACGACCCAAGGATCTGAAGTTTTCCCAGGCTCAAGAGGGGTATATGAAGGATGTGGAAAGATGTTTCGGCATTTTACAGTCGCGCTTTAGTATTGTTCGAGTAGCGGCTCGTGGCTGGGATAGAGAAGACCTTCGATACATCATGCTGacttgtattatattacacaacatgataatTGAGGATAAAAGACCAGATGACAGTGATCAGGATTTGGAGTCCGATGAAGAAGGGGATAACAATATGAGGCCCAGGTTTGGGAAGGACTGA